From the Calliopsis andreniformis isolate RMS-2024a chromosome 4, iyCalAndr_principal, whole genome shotgun sequence genome, one window contains:
- the LOC143178541 gene encoding box C/D snoRNA protein 1, which translates to MYTFINVYFNLIFLKSLLRIVNMAASSNKYERNTDPFVLIENCEVCGASKAKYTCPKCEVRTCCLQCVNIHKKELECDGIRDKTKFISLKSFTDLDILSDYRLLEDVGRSVDQLKRDPLKRCTRQSNLPVHLCKLKTAAYKRKVHLQFMPQHFSRHKSNTTFLNWKTNELYWRIEWIFPQAEYTKWITERALETTRLSILIEEILNPIQSIKDKNDIEELNLRMSLNERLRYYQAASLSGIKVLLKAEKVTKSNSKFYELDVTLTLKENLENKTIIEFPTIHVILKDHSDMYEIVDTDDENADDTQCNTSNGNTGKRRKRKYNHFNKNQEVKTDKNAPINYFFNSEFSESEEEIANNDRNNHSLKFNIPTYDELVKIEH; encoded by the exons atGTATACGTTTATTAATGTGTAT tttaatttaattttcctaa aaTCATTATTGCGTATCGTCAACATGGCGGCGTCCAGTAACAAGTATGAGCGTAATACTGATCCTTTCGTTTT AATCGAAAATTGTGAAGTCTGCGGTGCGAGTAAAGCGAAGTACACGTGTCCAAAATGTGAGGTTAGAACTTGTTGTCTTCAGTGTGTAAACATTCATAAAAAGGAATTGGAATGCGATGGAATTCGAGATAAAACAAAGTTTATATCACTGAAATCATTCACAGACTTAGATATTTTGAGCG ATTATAGACTCTTAGAAGATGTTGGTCGATCTGTCGATCAATTAAAAAGGGATCCATTAAAACGATGCACGCGTCAAAGCAATTTGCCAGTG CATCTATGCAAGCTCAAAACAGCTGCATATAAAAGAAAAGTTCATTTGCAATTTATGCCACAACATTTTAGTAGACATAAAAGTAACACAACCTTTTTAAATTGGAAAACTAATGAGTTATATTGGAGAATAGAATGGATCTTCCCACAAGCAGAATATACAAAGTGGATTACAGAAAG GGCTCTAGAAACTACAAGGCTATCGATTCTCATAGAGGAAATTTTAAATCCTATTCAATCAATAAAAGATAAGAATGACATTGAAGAACTAAACCTAAGGATGTCTTTAAATGAAAGATTACGATATTATCAGGCAGCTAGTTTATCTGGAATAAAAGTTCTTTTAAAAGCAGAAAAAGTCACAAAATCTAACTCAAA GTTCTATGAGTTGGATGTTACACTCacattaaaagaaaatttagaaaataaaacTATAATAGAATTCCCAACTATACATGTTATTTTAAAAGACCATTCAGACATGTATGAAATTGTAGATACTG ATGATGAAAATGCAGATGATACACAGTGTAACACCAGTAATGGAAACACGGGAAAGAGAAGAAAACGAAAATATAATCACTTCAATAAAAATCAGGAAGTTAAAACAGATAAAAATGCtcctataaattatttttttaattccgAATTTTCAGAATCTGAAGAAGAAATTGCGAATAACGATAGAAATAATCATTCGTTAAAGTTTAATATACCTACTTATGACGAATTAGTCAAGATAGAGCACTGA
- the Sec22 gene encoding vesicle-trafficking protein SEC22 isoform X1, with the protein MFDESVLPWPVSRKWVSGARIADGLPLAATMQEDEQSGRNILEYQNQAKMLFRKLGPQSPNRCSIETGRYLFHYLIENEVCYLVLCERNYSKRVAYSYLEDIAQEFHSLYGKRVNTVTRPYSFIEFDTYIQKAKKVFLDGRSRRNMNALNSQLQDVQRIMVQNIDDVLQRGTVLSELDTKTQNLSMLSQKYKKDAAHLNSKSMYVKAVAGLIAVLVFLLYFFVL; encoded by the exons ATGTTTGACGAATCGGTTCTACCGTGGCCAGTTTCGCGTAAATGGGTGTCAGGTG CAAGGATAGCAGATGGTTTACCGCTGGCAGCGACTATGCAAGAAGACGAACAG AGTGGAAGAAATATCTTAGAATACCAAAATCAGGCAAAGATGTTATTTAGAAAATTGGGTCCCCAGTCTCCAAATAGGTGTAGTATAGAGACAGGACGATATTTATTCCA TTATCTAATTGAAAATGAAGTATGTTATTTAGTTCTATGTGAAAGGAATTACAGTAAACGTGTAGCATATAGTTATCTTGAAGATATTGCACAGGAATTTCATTCTTTGTATGGCAAGCGTGTTAATACAGTTACCAGGCCTTATAGTTTTATTGAATTTG ACACATATATTCAGAAAGCAAAGAAAGTGTTTTTAGATGGTAGGTCAAGGAGAAATATGAATGCATTGAATAGCCAGTTAcaggatgtccaaagaatcatgGTGCAAAACATAGATGATGTTTTACAAAGGGGAACAGTTCTTTCAG AACTAGATACAAAGACACAAAATCTGTCCATGTTATCACAGAAGTATAAGAAAGATGCAGCTCATTTGAATAGTAAGTCAATGTATGTGAAAGCTGTAGCTGGACTTATTGCAGTTTTGGTCTTCCTGTTATATTTCTTCGTTCTTTAG
- the Sec22 gene encoding vesicle-trafficking protein SEC22 isoform X2 produces the protein MVLLTMIARIADGLPLAATMQEDEQSGRNILEYQNQAKMLFRKLGPQSPNRCSIETGRYLFHYLIENEVCYLVLCERNYSKRVAYSYLEDIAQEFHSLYGKRVNTVTRPYSFIEFDTYIQKAKKVFLDGRSRRNMNALNSQLQDVQRIMVQNIDDVLQRGTVLSELDTKTQNLSMLSQKYKKDAAHLNSKSMYVKAVAGLIAVLVFLLYFFVL, from the exons ATGGTGTTATTAACTATGATAGCAAGGATAGCAGATGGTTTACCGCTGGCAGCGACTATGCAAGAAGACGAACAG AGTGGAAGAAATATCTTAGAATACCAAAATCAGGCAAAGATGTTATTTAGAAAATTGGGTCCCCAGTCTCCAAATAGGTGTAGTATAGAGACAGGACGATATTTATTCCA TTATCTAATTGAAAATGAAGTATGTTATTTAGTTCTATGTGAAAGGAATTACAGTAAACGTGTAGCATATAGTTATCTTGAAGATATTGCACAGGAATTTCATTCTTTGTATGGCAAGCGTGTTAATACAGTTACCAGGCCTTATAGTTTTATTGAATTTG ACACATATATTCAGAAAGCAAAGAAAGTGTTTTTAGATGGTAGGTCAAGGAGAAATATGAATGCATTGAATAGCCAGTTAcaggatgtccaaagaatcatgGTGCAAAACATAGATGATGTTTTACAAAGGGGAACAGTTCTTTCAG AACTAGATACAAAGACACAAAATCTGTCCATGTTATCACAGAAGTATAAGAAAGATGCAGCTCATTTGAATAGTAAGTCAATGTATGTGAAAGCTGTAGCTGGACTTATTGCAGTTTTGGTCTTCCTGTTATATTTCTTCGTTCTTTAG